GTTCGTCAGATTAGCGAAAATCCATTTAGAACCGTTGTTCTTGCATGGAAAAATTGGCAGACACTTCCCTTAGCAGCGCAACAATTTACCAAAAACGTTTCCAGCACTATTCATGACTAACAAAAAAGTTTGCGCTCATTATGGAACACAAACTTTTTATTATTAGTTAGGCAATCAACTTAATCTTATTTTGTGCCGAATAGGCGGTCACCAGCGTCACCAAGACCTGGAACGATGTAACCATGTTCGTCAAGTTTTTCGTCAAGAGTGGCTGTGTAAATGTCGATATCTGGGTGTGCTTCTTGGAGAGCTTTAACACCTTCTGGTGCAGATACGAGACAAACAAATTTAATGTTAGCTGCGCCACGTTTTTTAAGAGAATCAACAGCTAAAATAGCTGAACCACCTGTTGCAAGCATTGGGTCAACCACAAAAATTTGACGTTGGTCAATATCTTCTGGTAATTTCACAAGGTATTCAACAGGTTGCAATGTTTCTTCATCACGATACATTCCGATATGACCAACTTTAGCAGCTGGAACTAAGCTGAGGAAACCGTCAACCATACCGATACCAGCACGTAAAATAGGAACAATTGCTAATTTTTTACCAGTTAATTGTTTTTGAGTTGTTTTTGTAATCGGTGTTTCGATTTCAACATCTTCAAGTGGAAGGTCGCGCAATACTTCATAACCCATAAGCATTGCAATTTCATCAACTAATTCACGAAAATCTTTAGTTGAAGTTGTTGTGCGACGCAAGATTGATAATTTGTGTTGGATAAGCGGGTGTGAGATAACTTGGAATTTTCCCATGATGTACTCCTTTTATACTAAATTTAGTTTAACCTTATCAATTATAGCAGAAAATGGCAAAATATGCTCACTAATTATGACCAATGTCATACTTTTTTTAAAATTAGTCATTATTCTCAGTTTTATGAAAAAAACATCAGCCAATTGGACTGATGTCTTTACTTTCCAAAGACGCTAGCGATGCGTTTGCTGGCTTCTTTTACAGTTTCTAGTGGTGCAGCAACGTTTAGACGAGCAAAACTTTTGCCTTCTTTTCCAAAATGTGCGCCATCATTTAACACCACTTTTGCTTCTTTTTGAAGTTTTTCATTTAATTGTGGTTGTTCAATGCCATAGGCTGAAAAGTCAAGCCACACAAGGTAAGTTCCCTCAGGCTTCATGACCTTAATCTTGGTATTTTCCTCAAAATAATCCACAACGTAATTAATATTTTCTTCGATAACTTTTTTTAATTCTTCTAACCATGGCTTGCCATAAGTAAAGGCAGTTTCTGTCGTAATCATTCCCAGAGTCGGAACTTCGTGTTGATTATTAGCCAATTGGACACGTTTAAATTGCTTACGAAGTTTCGGATTTTGAATAATCGCAAAGCTATTTTTCGTACCAGCAATGTTAAATGTTTTCGTAGCTGATGACAGGATAAGCGTAAATTCTTTAAAACGGTCATCAACCGTATTGAAAGAATGGTGTTTATTGCCAAAAAGCGCTAAGTCTTGATGAATTTCATCTGAAACTAAGATAACGCCATGTTTTTCACAAAGCTCACCGATTTTTTGCAATTCTTGTGCTGACCAGATACGCCCACCAGGGTTGTGTGGGCTACAAAAAACATAAAGTTTCACCTGATTATCAACGATATCTTTCTCAAGTTGGTCAAAGTCAATTTCAAAATGCC
This sequence is a window from Streptococcus macedonicus ACA-DC 198. Protein-coding genes within it:
- the upp gene encoding Uracil phosphoribosyltransferase, with product MGKFQVISHPLIQHKLSILRRTTTSTKDFRELVDEIAMLMGYEVLRDLPLEDVEIETPITKTTQKQLTGKKLAIVPILRAGIGMVDGFLSLVPAAKVGHIGMYRDEETLQPVEYLVKLPEDIDQRQIFVVDPMLATGGSAILAVDSLKKRGAANIKFVCLVSAPEGVKALQEAHPDIDIYTATLDEKLDEHGYIVPGLGDAGDRLFGTK
- a CDS encoding Aspartate aminotransferase; this translates as MGTYDFTTRPNRLTHFTYKWQTSENDPDLLQLWVADMDFLPVPEIKEAVIDYGQEHLFGYNYFKDSLYQSVIDWERKEHGYNITKDDISFIDGVVPAISVAIQAFTEKGDAVLINSPVYYPFARTIRLNDRKLVENSLVIKNGHFEIDFDQLEKDIVDNQVKLYVFCSPHNPGGRIWSAQELQKIGELCEKHGVILVSDEIHQDLALFGNKHHSFNTVDDRFKEFTLILSSATKTFNIAGTKNSFAIIQNPKLRKQFKRVQLANNQHEVPTLGMITTETAFTYGKPWLEELKKVIEENINYVVDYFEENTKIKVMKPEGTYLVWLDFSAYGIEQPQLNEKLQKEAKVVLNDGAHFGKEGKSFARLNVAAPLETVKEASKRIASVFGK